The Neisseria yangbaofengii genome contains a region encoding:
- a CDS encoding GIY-YIG nuclease family protein: MSTENWCVYLILCANESLYCGITNRPNERFQAHQTGKGARYTRIHKPVAMRVLSDGLSKSDALKQEIATKKLSAPQKRVLWLEMENALEIKAV, encoded by the coding sequence ATGAGTACTGAAAATTGGTGCGTATATTTGATTTTATGCGCAAACGAATCGCTCTACTGCGGCATTACCAACCGTCCGAATGAGCGTTTTCAAGCACACCAAACCGGCAAGGGCGCACGCTATACCCGCATTCACAAGCCCGTCGCCATGCGTGTGCTTTCAGACGGCCTCAGTAAAAGCGACGCACTCAAACAAGAAATTGCCACCAAGAAATTAAGCGCACCGCAAAAACGTGTTCTATGGCTGGAAATGGAGAATGCACTGGAAATCAAGGCCGTCTGA
- a CDS encoding pyridoxamine 5'-phosphate oxidase family protein codes for MNAFPHNIVEFFQRNHVVSIATQSNTGKLWSACCFYVFDEPNAQLIVLTSQTTQHGSNMAVQHHIAGTISGQPDSITEISGIQFQARAKCLTDEAERKAAAALFYQTHPAACAMKSDVWALQLDKVKFTDNKLVFAQKTHWTREGQYEPS; via the coding sequence ATGAACGCCTTCCCTCACAATATAGTCGAATTTTTCCAACGTAACCATGTCGTCAGCATTGCCACTCAATCAAACACAGGCAAATTATGGAGCGCATGCTGTTTTTATGTATTCGATGAACCGAACGCGCAATTGATTGTGTTAACCTCCCAAACCACGCAACACGGCAGCAATATGGCGGTGCAGCACCACATTGCAGGCACTATTTCCGGTCAGCCCGACAGCATCACCGAAATCAGCGGCATTCAGTTTCAAGCGCGGGCCAAATGTTTGACCGACGAAGCCGAACGCAAAGCCGCGGCCGCCCTGTTTTATCAAACCCATCCGGCTGCCTGCGCGATGAAAAGCGATGTCTGGGCATTGCAGCTGGATAAAGTGAAATTTACCGATAACAAATTGGTGTTCGCCCAAAAAACGCATTGGACGCGTGAAGGCCAATATGAACCAAGCTAA
- a CDS encoding UbiX family flavin prenyltransferase, translating into MTRRLIIGISGASGFQYGYKALQNLQNLPDIETHLVVSKGADMTRALETPYSKEEVMAMADVVHPIGNLGAAISSGSFRTAGMLVAPCSMRSLAAIAHGYNDNLLTRAADVVLKERRRLVLMVRESPLNLAHLDNMRRVTEMGGIIFPPVPAFYQQPQSVDDIVTHSVGRALEMFDIDVPELPHWGEDEFK; encoded by the coding sequence ATGACACGGCGGCTTATCATCGGCATCAGCGGCGCAAGCGGTTTTCAATACGGCTACAAAGCCCTGCAAAACCTGCAAAACCTGCCTGACATCGAAACGCATTTGGTGGTTTCCAAAGGTGCCGATATGACGCGTGCGCTGGAAACGCCGTATTCTAAAGAAGAGGTTATGGCCATGGCGGATGTCGTCCACCCCATCGGCAATTTGGGGGCGGCGATTTCCAGCGGCTCTTTCCGCACCGCCGGTATGTTGGTGGCACCCTGTTCCATGCGTTCACTGGCAGCAATTGCCCACGGCTACAACGACAACCTGCTTACACGGGCAGCAGATGTGGTTTTGAAAGAACGCCGTCGATTGGTGCTGATGGTACGTGAATCTCCGCTGAATCTGGCTCATTTGGACAACATGAGGCGTGTCACAGAAATGGGCGGCATTATCTTCCCGCCAGTGCCTGCATTTTACCAACAGCCGCAATCGGTGGACGACATTGTCACCCATAGCGTCGGCCGCGCCTTGGAAATGTTTGACATTGACGTACCCGAATTACCGCACTGGGGCGAAGATGAATTCAAATAG
- a CDS encoding ParB/RepB/Spo0J family partition protein encodes MAKMKGGLGRGLDSLISNGVDNSTSDRLTSVAISDIQPGRYQARVQMDDEALRELADSIKAQGVIQPVIVREHGLSQYELIAGERRWRASQLAGLTEIPVVIKTISDETALAMGLIENLQRENLNPIEEAQGLKRLVDEFGLTHETVAKAVGKSRSAISNSLRLLSLPEPVQDMLYQRRLEMGHARALLTLSVVEQLELAQKAVKNGWSVREVERRSQLAHQSKEAGSKKIISPDVQRMNDILTERLGVNAEIKTTNQKKGKIVLHFDTPETLEYLLKQLGIQYDA; translated from the coding sequence ATGGCAAAAATGAAAGGCGGTTTGGGCCGCGGTTTAGATTCCCTGATTTCCAATGGTGTGGACAACAGCACCAGCGACCGTCTGACCTCCGTCGCCATCAGCGATATTCAGCCCGGCCGCTATCAGGCGCGTGTGCAGATGGATGACGAAGCGCTGCGGGAATTGGCCGATTCGATTAAAGCCCAAGGCGTGATTCAGCCGGTGATTGTCCGCGAACACGGTTTGTCGCAATACGAATTAATTGCCGGCGAGCGCCGTTGGCGCGCGTCGCAATTGGCCGGATTGACTGAAATTCCGGTGGTGATCAAAACCATCAGCGACGAAACCGCATTGGCCATGGGTTTGATTGAAAACCTGCAACGTGAAAACCTGAATCCGATTGAGGAAGCGCAAGGCCTGAAACGTTTGGTCGATGAGTTCGGTTTAACGCATGAAACCGTGGCCAAGGCTGTCGGCAAAAGCCGCAGCGCGATTTCCAACAGTTTGCGTTTGCTGAGCTTACCTGAGCCGGTGCAGGATATGCTCTACCAACGCCGCTTGGAAATGGGGCATGCGCGCGCATTATTGACATTGTCCGTGGTCGAGCAATTGGAATTGGCGCAGAAAGCAGTGAAAAACGGTTGGTCAGTGCGCGAAGTCGAGCGCCGTAGCCAACTGGCGCATCAAAGCAAAGAAGCCGGGTCGAAGAAAATCATCAGCCCTGATGTACAGCGTATGAATGACATATTGACCGAGCGCTTGGGCGTGAATGCCGAAATCAAAACTACTAATCAGAAAAAAGGCAAAATCGTGTTGCATTTCGACACGCCGGAAACATTGGAATATCTGTTGAAACAATTGGGTATTCAATACGATGCATAA
- a CDS encoding ATP synthase subunit I, which translates to MKQILVLQVIVLFAVSVLSVIIVGKSGFWSALAGGITYLIPSSIAVLLLKLVKNNSYLQSRMFIFGEVLKVVLSLVLMLIVFAIWHESLVFLPFFFGLLGVSHLVFLYYLRVKDYGR; encoded by the coding sequence ATGAAGCAGATTTTAGTTTTACAAGTGATTGTCTTATTTGCGGTTTCTGTCTTAAGTGTAATAATTGTAGGCAAAAGCGGTTTTTGGTCGGCTTTAGCCGGCGGAATCACGTATCTCATCCCTTCATCTATTGCAGTTTTACTTTTAAAGCTTGTTAAAAATAATTCTTACCTGCAAAGCAGGATGTTTATTTTTGGAGAAGTTTTAAAAGTAGTGCTGTCGCTGGTGTTGATGCTGATTGTATTTGCAATTTGGCATGAATCACTGGTTTTCCTTCCGTTTTTCTTCGGATTGCTCGGCGTCAGCCATTTGGTTTTTTTGTATTATTTGAGAGTTAAAGACTATGGCAGGTGA
- the atpB gene encoding F0F1 ATP synthase subunit A, producing MAGESMTAADYIKHHLQSLTSLQDVTQGQGLKNIADFSFVNIDAVFFAVLMGVIGSFLLWSGARKATAGVPGRFQAAVEILYEFVDDMCKSIIHNEQSRKIVAPMGLTLFVWIFLMNAMDMLPVDLLPWVWQHLTGNHHALLRVVPTADLNTTLALAIGVLLVCIYYNIKIKGFGGWFHELFSAPFGPKLAPANFLLNIVEFLSKTVSHGMRLFGNMYAGELVFLLIALLGGAWAVSGSVGLMDPILFGVHLVAGLVWAIFHILVITLQAFIFMALAFVYIGQAHDAH from the coding sequence ATGGCAGGTGAATCTATGACCGCTGCCGACTATATCAAGCACCACTTGCAAAGCTTGACCAGTCTGCAGGACGTAACTCAGGGCCAAGGCCTGAAAAATATCGCCGATTTTTCGTTCGTTAATATCGATGCGGTTTTCTTTGCCGTATTGATGGGCGTAATCGGCAGTTTCCTACTGTGGAGCGGTGCGCGTAAAGCCACCGCAGGCGTTCCCGGACGCTTTCAGGCCGCAGTCGAAATCCTGTATGAATTTGTTGACGATATGTGCAAAAGCATTATCCACAACGAGCAGTCGCGCAAAATCGTAGCACCAATGGGCTTGACCCTGTTTGTCTGGATTTTCCTGATGAACGCCATGGATATGCTGCCTGTCGATTTGCTGCCGTGGGTATGGCAACACCTCACCGGTAACCACCATGCGCTGCTGCGTGTCGTGCCGACTGCCGATTTGAATACCACGCTGGCACTGGCCATCGGTGTATTGCTGGTGTGTATCTACTATAACATCAAAATCAAAGGCTTCGGCGGTTGGTTCCACGAGCTGTTCAGCGCCCCTTTCGGTCCGAAACTCGCTCCGGCAAACTTCCTGCTGAATATCGTTGAATTTTTGTCAAAAACCGTATCCCACGGTATGCGGTTGTTTGGTAATATGTACGCAGGCGAATTGGTATTCCTGCTGATTGCCTTGCTCGGCGGCGCTTGGGCGGTATCGGGCAGTGTCGGTCTGATGGATCCGATTTTGTTTGGCGTACATCTGGTTGCAGGTTTGGTGTGGGCGATTTTCCATATCTTGGTAATTACCCTGCAGGCATTTATCTTCATGGCGCTGGCGTTTGTCTATATCGGTCAGGCACATGATGCACACTGA
- the atpE gene encoding F0F1 ATP synthase subunit C, translated as MGGLIAIACGLIVAFGALGAAIGIGLVGSKYLESSARQPELIGPLQTKLFLIAGLIDAAFLIGVAIALLFAFVNPFAGA; from the coding sequence ATGGGTGGTTTGATTGCAATCGCTTGTGGTTTGATCGTTGCTTTCGGTGCGCTGGGTGCAGCGATCGGTATCGGCTTGGTAGGTTCTAAATATCTGGAATCTTCAGCCCGTCAGCCTGAACTGATCGGTCCTCTGCAAACTAAATTGTTCCTGATTGCCGGTCTGATCGATGCGGCATTCCTGATCGGCGTGGCCATTGCTCTGTTGTTCGCTTTCGTTAATCCGTTTGCAGGTGCGTAA
- a CDS encoding F0F1 ATP synthase subunit B gives MNINATLFAQLIVFLGLVVFTIKFVWPPIAKALDERASKIAEGLAAAERGKSDFEQAEKKVAELLAEGRNQVAEMVANAEKRAAKIVEEAKEQASVEAARISAQAKADVEQEINRARESLREQVAALAVKGAESILRVEVDSQKHAQLLSTLKQEL, from the coding sequence GTGAATATTAATGCAACCTTATTTGCGCAATTAATCGTCTTTTTAGGCTTGGTGGTTTTTACAATCAAATTTGTATGGCCTCCGATTGCCAAAGCATTAGACGAGCGCGCCTCCAAAATTGCAGAAGGTTTGGCTGCGGCCGAACGCGGTAAAAGCGATTTTGAACAGGCAGAAAAGAAAGTTGCAGAACTCTTGGCCGAAGGGCGCAATCAAGTTGCCGAAATGGTAGCTAATGCGGAAAAACGAGCTGCAAAAATCGTAGAAGAAGCCAAAGAACAGGCTTCTGTCGAAGCAGCACGTATCTCAGCTCAAGCAAAAGCCGATGTTGAGCAGGAAATAAACCGTGCGCGCGAATCTTTGCGCGAACAGGTGGCTGCATTGGCCGTTAAAGGTGCAGAGTCGATTCTGCGTGTTGAAGTGGATTCACAAAAACACGCCCAATTGCTCAGCACGCTGAAACAGGAGCTGTAA
- a CDS encoding F0F1 ATP synthase subunit delta produces the protein MAEFATIARPYAKALFGLAQEKDQIESWLGGLQQLASVMHDQKVVSLVEQPEVVASEKAKILVDLVGLTDGALTNFVTVLAEQKRLQVLPEVYAQYQDLALALNNTKSAVIYSAYELTEAQTAELTALLKQYFNSDLEVKTEVAPELIGGIKVEVGDQVLDLSVQAKLNALYTTMTN, from the coding sequence ATGGCAGAGTTCGCAACGATTGCCAGACCGTATGCGAAAGCATTGTTCGGACTGGCACAGGAAAAAGACCAGATTGAGTCTTGGTTGGGCGGACTACAACAGCTGGCATCAGTTATGCATGACCAAAAAGTCGTTTCTTTGGTCGAGCAGCCTGAAGTAGTTGCTTCCGAAAAAGCAAAAATATTGGTTGATTTGGTGGGTTTGACTGATGGTGCGCTTACAAATTTTGTAACCGTGCTGGCAGAACAAAAACGCCTCCAAGTTTTACCGGAAGTTTACGCACAGTACCAAGACTTAGCTTTGGCACTCAACAACACCAAATCCGCAGTCATTTACAGCGCATACGAGCTGACCGAGGCGCAAACCGCCGAACTGACTGCATTGTTGAAACAGTATTTCAACAGTGATTTGGAAGTAAAAACTGAAGTAGCGCCTGAATTGATCGGCGGTATCAAGGTAGAAGTGGGTGACCAAGTCTTGGATTTGTCGGTGCAGGCAAAATTAAACGCTCTGTACACGACTATGACGAATTAG
- the atpA gene encoding F0F1 ATP synthase subunit alpha, with the protein MQLNPAEISDLIKAKIENLSVNAEVRTRGTVISVTDGIVRIHGLSDAMQGEMLEFPGNTFGLAMNLERDSVGAVVLGEYEHIKEGDTVTCTGRILEVPVGRELVGRVVDALGRPIDGKGPINAAKTAPIEKIAPGVIARKSVDQPMQTGVKAIDSMVPVGRGQRELIIGDRQTGKTAVALDAIVNQKGTGVICIYVAVGQKASSIANVVRKLEEHGAMEHTIVVAATASEAAALQYIAPYSGCTMGEFFRDSGEDALIVYDDLSKQAVAYRQISLLLRRPPGREAYPGDVFYLHSRLLERAARISEAEVEKLTNGEVKGKTGSLTALPIIETQAGDVSAFVPTNVISITDGQIFLETDLFNSGIRPAINAGISVSRVGGAAQTKVIKKLGGGIRLALAQYRELAAFSQFASDLDEATRKQLQHGEVVTELMKQKQFSTLNTAEMALTLWAINNGSYADVPVSKALAFEAEFLSHVRTQLPQVLEAVNASGAMSDENEQALTEAMKSFKSAYAYQA; encoded by the coding sequence ATGCAGCTTAATCCTGCTGAAATTAGCGATTTGATTAAAGCCAAAATCGAAAATCTGTCTGTAAATGCTGAAGTACGTACACGTGGTACGGTTATTTCTGTTACCGACGGTATCGTACGTATTCACGGCTTGTCAGACGCAATGCAAGGTGAGATGCTCGAATTCCCAGGCAACACTTTCGGTTTGGCCATGAACTTGGAGCGTGACTCCGTGGGCGCCGTGGTGTTGGGTGAATACGAACACATCAAAGAAGGCGATACAGTAACCTGTACCGGCCGTATTTTGGAAGTGCCGGTAGGCCGTGAGCTGGTTGGTCGTGTGGTAGATGCATTGGGTCGTCCGATTGACGGCAAAGGCCCGATTAATGCCGCCAAAACTGCACCAATCGAAAAAATTGCTCCGGGCGTAATTGCCCGTAAATCGGTTGACCAACCGATGCAGACCGGTGTAAAAGCAATCGACTCTATGGTTCCCGTAGGCCGTGGTCAGCGTGAGCTGATTATTGGTGACCGTCAAACCGGTAAAACCGCCGTAGCTTTGGATGCGATTGTTAACCAAAAAGGTACCGGTGTTATCTGTATCTATGTTGCCGTCGGCCAAAAAGCATCTTCCATTGCCAACGTAGTACGTAAATTGGAAGAACACGGTGCAATGGAGCACACCATTGTCGTAGCAGCGACTGCTTCAGAAGCAGCTGCACTGCAATACATCGCCCCTTACTCCGGCTGTACCATGGGTGAATTCTTCCGTGACAGCGGCGAAGATGCATTGATCGTTTACGACGACTTGTCCAAACAAGCCGTAGCATACCGTCAAATTTCTCTGCTGCTGCGCCGTCCACCGGGCCGTGAAGCATATCCGGGCGACGTATTCTACCTGCACTCCCGTTTGCTGGAACGTGCAGCCCGCATTAGCGAAGCTGAAGTAGAAAAACTGACCAACGGCGAAGTAAAAGGTAAAACCGGTTCATTGACCGCATTGCCGATTATTGAAACGCAAGCCGGCGACGTGTCTGCATTCGTACCGACCAACGTTATTTCGATTACAGACGGCCAGATTTTCTTGGAAACCGACCTGTTCAACTCCGGTATCCGTCCTGCAATCAACGCCGGTATCTCCGTATCCCGTGTGGGTGGTGCAGCACAGACCAAAGTAATCAAAAAACTGGGCGGCGGTATCCGTCTGGCATTGGCACAATACCGTGAATTGGCTGCATTCTCGCAATTTGCTTCCGATTTGGACGAAGCGACCCGCAAACAGCTGCAACACGGTGAAGTGGTAACCGAATTGATGAAACAAAAACAATTCAGCACACTGAATACCGCTGAAATGGCACTGACGCTGTGGGCCATCAATAACGGTTCATACGCAGACGTACCGGTATCGAAAGCATTGGCTTTTGAAGCGGAATTCTTGAGCCACGTGCGTACCCAACTGCCGCAAGTATTGGAAGCCGTTAATGCTTCAGGTGCAATGTCCGATGAAAACGAACAGGCACTGACCGAAGCCATGAAATCTTTCAAATCAGCTTACGCTTATCAGGCTTAA
- the atpG gene encoding F0F1 ATP synthase subunit gamma: MAVGKEILTKIRSVQNTQKITKAMQMVSTSKMRKTQERMRLARPYAEKVRTVMSHLAQTETDHGIKLLEPHREVRRAGFILMTTDKGLCGGLNANVLKKFLAQVQEYQEQDIEVDVVCLGSKGLAACQSIGLNVIASAVNLGDTPKMELLLGPLTEIFQRYEKHQLDVIHLVYSGFVNTMRQEPRMEVLLPIGQNEIEQVNPDSQYGWEYRYEPNPVAVLEYLVRRYLESVVYQALADNMASEQAARMVAMKAATDNAGNAIKELRLVYNKSRQAAITTELSEIVAGAAAV; this comes from the coding sequence ATGGCAGTAGGAAAAGAGATTCTCACCAAAATTCGCAGTGTTCAGAATACCCAAAAGATCACTAAAGCGATGCAGATGGTGTCTACCTCTAAAATGCGGAAGACTCAGGAACGGATGCGCCTGGCGCGTCCGTACGCCGAAAAAGTGCGGACGGTAATGAGCCATTTGGCACAAACTGAAACCGATCACGGCATTAAATTGTTGGAACCGCATCGCGAAGTACGCCGTGCCGGTTTCATCTTGATGACAACTGATAAAGGTTTGTGCGGTGGTTTGAATGCCAACGTATTGAAGAAATTTTTGGCGCAAGTTCAAGAGTATCAGGAGCAGGACATTGAAGTTGATGTCGTGTGCCTGGGTAGTAAAGGGTTGGCTGCTTGCCAAAGCATCGGTTTGAATGTGATTGCCAGTGCAGTGAATTTGGGCGATACGCCTAAAATGGAATTGTTGCTGGGTCCGTTGACCGAAATTTTCCAACGCTACGAAAAACATCAATTAGATGTGATTCACTTGGTGTATTCCGGTTTTGTGAATACAATGCGCCAAGAGCCGCGTATGGAAGTATTGCTGCCTATCGGTCAAAACGAGATTGAACAAGTCAATCCCGATTCTCAATATGGTTGGGAATACCGTTATGAGCCGAACCCTGTCGCTGTATTGGAATATCTGGTTCGCCGCTATTTAGAATCTGTGGTTTATCAAGCATTGGCTGATAACATGGCATCTGAACAAGCCGCGCGTATGGTAGCGATGAAAGCAGCTACCGACAACGCAGGCAATGCCATCAAAGAGCTGCGCTTGGTGTACAACAAATCGCGTCAAGCTGCGATTACCACGGAATTGTCAGAAATTGTTGCAGGTGCAGCGGCTGTTTAG
- the atpD gene encoding F0F1 ATP synthase subunit beta — translation MSQGKIVQIIGAVVDVEFPRDAIPHVYDALKLDETGLTLEVQQLLGDGVVRTIAMGSSDGLKRGMAVSNTGAPITVPVGKATLGRIMDVLGNPVDEAGPVDAAESRAIHQAAPKFDELSSATELLETGIKVIDLLCPFAKGGKVGLFGGAGVGKTVNMMELINNIAKAHSGLSVFAGVGERTREGNDFYHEMKDSNVLDKVAMVYGQMNEPPGNRLRVALTGLTMAEYFRDEKDENGKGRDVLFFVDNIYRYTLAGTEVSALLGRMPSAVGYQPTLAEEMGRLQERITSTQTGSITSIQAVYVPADDLTDPSPATTFAHLDATVVLSRDIASLGIYPAVDPLDSTSRQLDPMVLGQEHYDVARGVQSTLQKYKELRDIIAILGMDELSDEDKLVVMRARKIQRFLSQPFHVAEVFTGSPGKYVSLRDTIAGFKAILNGEYDHLPEQAFYMVGGIEEAVEKAKTLN, via the coding sequence ATGAGCCAAGGCAAAATCGTACAAATTATTGGTGCCGTAGTTGACGTGGAATTTCCACGTGATGCTATCCCGCACGTTTACGATGCTCTGAAGTTGGACGAAACCGGTCTGACCCTGGAAGTGCAACAACTTTTAGGCGACGGCGTGGTTCGTACCATTGCAATGGGTAGTTCAGACGGCCTGAAGCGTGGTATGGCAGTCAGCAATACCGGTGCTCCGATTACCGTGCCGGTAGGCAAAGCGACATTGGGTCGCATTATGGACGTATTGGGTAATCCTGTGGACGAAGCCGGTCCGGTTGATGCCGCAGAATCCCGTGCCATTCACCAAGCAGCGCCTAAGTTTGACGAATTGTCGTCTGCGACCGAGCTGTTGGAAACCGGTATTAAAGTGATCGACTTGCTGTGTCCGTTTGCAAAAGGCGGTAAAGTAGGTCTGTTCGGCGGTGCCGGTGTGGGCAAAACCGTAAACATGATGGAATTGATCAACAACATCGCCAAAGCACACAGCGGTCTGTCTGTATTTGCCGGCGTAGGTGAGCGTACCCGTGAAGGTAACGACTTCTACCACGAAATGAAAGATTCCAACGTATTGGATAAAGTAGCCATGGTTTACGGCCAAATGAACGAACCTCCGGGCAACCGTCTGCGTGTCGCCCTGACCGGTTTGACCATGGCCGAGTACTTCCGTGACGAAAAAGACGAAAACGGCAAAGGCCGCGATGTATTGTTCTTCGTGGACAACATCTACCGCTACACACTGGCCGGTACCGAAGTATCCGCACTGCTGGGCCGTATGCCGTCAGCAGTAGGTTACCAACCGACATTGGCAGAAGAAATGGGCCGTTTGCAAGAGCGTATTACCTCTACCCAAACCGGTTCGATTACTTCCATCCAAGCCGTTTACGTACCTGCGGATGACTTGACCGACCCATCGCCGGCCACAACATTCGCTCACTTGGACGCAACCGTAGTATTGAGCCGTGATATTGCCTCTTTGGGTATTTACCCGGCCGTTGACCCGCTGGATTCTACTTCACGCCAGCTCGATCCGATGGTATTGGGTCAGGAGCATTACGACGTTGCACGCGGTGTTCAGTCTACTCTGCAAAAATACAAAGAATTGCGCGATATTATCGCCATTCTGGGTATGGACGAGTTGTCTGACGAAGACAAACTGGTCGTAATGCGTGCCCGTAAAATCCAACGCTTCCTGTCGCAACCGTTCCACGTTGCTGAAGTATTTACCGGTTCTCCGGGCAAATACGTTTCCCTGCGCGACACCATTGCCGGCTTTAAAGCCATCTTGAACGGCGAATACGATCATCTGCCGGAACAAGCTTTCTACATGGTGGGCGGCATCGAAGAAGCAGTCGAGAAAGCGAAAACCTTAAACTAA
- a CDS encoding F0F1 ATP synthase subunit epsilon, whose product MSIMQVEVVSSEQNIYSGEASFVVVPTVQGELGIYPRHEPIMSLVRPGALRLTVPGQAEEVLVAVSGGLLEVQPEKITVLADVAVRSAEMDQERAEQAKKAAEDRISKAQDDESLAKAHAALAAAIAQLKTLDYLRSQKNK is encoded by the coding sequence ATGAGCATCATGCAAGTTGAAGTGGTCAGTAGCGAACAAAACATCTATTCAGGCGAAGCCAGCTTTGTAGTGGTTCCGACTGTGCAAGGTGAACTCGGTATTTACCCGCGACACGAGCCGATCATGAGTTTGGTGCGTCCCGGTGCATTGCGTTTGACCGTACCGGGTCAGGCTGAAGAGGTGTTGGTTGCTGTTTCCGGCGGTTTGTTGGAAGTGCAGCCTGAGAAAATTACCGTATTGGCGGACGTTGCTGTCCGCAGTGCGGAGATGGATCAGGAGCGCGCGGAACAAGCCAAGAAAGCGGCAGAAGACCGTATTTCTAAGGCGCAAGATGATGAATCTTTGGCCAAAGCACATGCTGCTTTGGCTGCAGCCATCGCCCAGCTCAAAACCTTGGATTATCTTCGTTCGCAAAAAAATAAATAA
- a CDS encoding IS630 transposase-related protein yields MQFHHGLFRRLQTTRTQKLRQGWTIRRAAKEFGIAISTITLWKRPPAPQTPPKQRKTRKISAQALLEDVERYPDAYCYERAQRFGCSHTAIHKALKRYNISCKKRPTATRKPTEGSEKTS; encoded by the coding sequence ATACAATTCCACCATGGCCTATTCAGAAGACTTCAAACAACCCGTACTCAAAAACTCCGTCAAGGATGGACGATTCGCAGAGCCGCAAAAGAATTCGGCATCGCCATCTCCACCATCACGCTTTGGAAACGCCCTCCGGCTCCTCAAACCCCTCCGAAGCAACGGAAAACCCGCAAAATCAGCGCCCAAGCACTGCTCGAAGATGTTGAGCGTTATCCCGATGCCTATTGCTATGAAAGAGCGCAACGCTTTGGCTGTTCCCATACCGCCATACACAAAGCATTAAAGCGATACAACATCAGCTGCAAAAAAAGACCAACCGCCACCCGAAAGCCAACAGAGGGCTCAGAAAAAACTTCCTGA
- a CDS encoding transposase translates to MRRNRPVVYLDESGFRTSCYRPYAYAPKSRRCYALHDWQGHHQTNAVGALFHGKLFAVGLFDCSIDRRIFDAWVERILIPELPRNSVVVMDNATFYKGSALTLLKEKGHTVLWLPPYRPDLNRIEKKWAWIRGVRNRLRITDVDWLFQVCIDK, encoded by the coding sequence ATCCGCCGTAACCGTCCGGTTGTTTATTTAGACGAGAGCGGATTCAGAACATCCTGTTACCGGCCTTACGCTTATGCGCCAAAAAGCCGGCGCTGTTATGCGCTCCATGATTGGCAGGGACATCATCAGACCAATGCCGTCGGAGCGTTATTTCACGGCAAACTGTTTGCCGTCGGTTTGTTTGATTGCAGTATTGACCGCCGAATATTTGACGCTTGGGTGGAGCGGATTTTGATTCCGGAGCTGCCGCGAAACAGTGTGGTGGTAATGGATAATGCGACGTTTTATAAGGGGAGTGCTTTAACGCTTCTGAAGGAGAAAGGCCATACTGTGTTATGGCTTCCGCCCTATCGCCCTGATCTGAATCGGATAGAGAAAAAGTGGGCTTGGATTAGAGGTGTTAGGAATCGGCTGCGAATTACGGATGTGGATTGGCTGTTTCAGGTGTGCATCGATAAATAA
- a CDS encoding transposase, giving the protein MDESGFRVSVHRPYGYAPKGRPCIGTYDRQGCHQTNAVGALYEGRLFAVGLFDCAINSRIFDTWTEQLPIPQLPPKSVVVMDNAAFHIANKLIYRCTPETANPHP; this is encoded by the coding sequence TTGGATGAAAGCGGATTCAGAGTCTCTGTTCACCGCCCTTATGGTTATGCACCCAAAGGCCGTCCCTGTATCGGCACTTATGACCGGCAGGGATGTCATCAAACAAATGCTGTTGGTGCACTGTATGAAGGCAGACTGTTTGCAGTCGGTTTATTTGATTGTGCCATCAACAGCAGGATATTTGATACTTGGACAGAGCAGCTGCCGATACCTCAACTTCCACCAAAAAGTGTAGTGGTGATGGACAATGCGGCATTTCATATAGCAAATAAACTTATTTATCGATGCACACCTGAAACAGCCAATCCACATCCGTAA